One Paraburkholderia agricolaris genomic region harbors:
- a CDS encoding 5'-methylthioadenosine/adenosylhomocysteine nucleosidase — protein MSAGGIDPGRGGAPVSHRPLGILAALPQELGDLIEAMRAESGVRTITHGQRDYHLGTVHGAPCVVTLARVGKVAASATVSALIHAFDVEAVVFTGVAGGVGAEVRVGDIVVANALMQHDLDASPLFPRFEVPLLGVSRFTADAALADQLAAACERFVVEEGAASAARFGTHEPRVHRGLIISGDQFVASATGVKALRDALPDALAVEMEGAAIAQVCYEYGVPCAVVRTISDTADDHAPQSFVSFLTEIAGTYSNAILKRFLEARGVA, from the coding sequence ATGAGCGCGGGTGGCATCGATCCAGGCCGCGGCGGCGCACCAGTCTCGCATCGTCCGCTGGGCATTCTGGCGGCCTTGCCGCAGGAACTCGGCGATCTGATCGAAGCGATGCGCGCCGAATCCGGCGTACGCACCATCACGCACGGCCAGCGTGACTATCACCTCGGTACGGTGCATGGCGCGCCTTGCGTCGTGACATTGGCGCGCGTCGGCAAGGTTGCGGCGTCGGCTACCGTCAGCGCGTTGATCCACGCGTTCGATGTCGAAGCGGTGGTGTTTACGGGTGTCGCCGGCGGCGTGGGCGCTGAGGTGCGGGTTGGCGATATTGTCGTCGCCAATGCGCTGATGCAGCACGATCTCGACGCGTCGCCGTTGTTCCCTCGCTTTGAAGTGCCGCTGCTCGGCGTGTCGCGCTTCACAGCCGATGCAGCGCTTGCCGATCAACTGGCTGCGGCATGCGAGCGCTTTGTCGTCGAAGAAGGTGCCGCGTCGGCTGCGCGTTTCGGCACACACGAACCGCGTGTGCACCGCGGCTTGATTATCAGCGGCGATCAATTCGTCGCGAGTGCGACGGGCGTCAAAGCTTTGCGCGACGCGCTGCCGGATGCGCTCGCGGTCGAGATGGAGGGCGCGGCGATCGCGCAGGTCTGCTACGAATACGGCGTGCCGTGTGCGGTGGTGCGCACCATCTCCGACACCGCCGACGATCATGCGCCGCAATCGTTCGTGTCGTTTCTCACCGAGATCGCCGGGACGTACTCGAACGCGATTCTGAAGCGGTTTCTGGAAGCGCGCGGGGTGGCGTGA
- a CDS encoding propionate--CoA ligase: protein MTTYRDFHRRSIEQPEAFWREQAQRIHWQTPFDTVLDHSNPPFARWFVGGRTNLCHNAVDRHLAERAQQNALVYVSTETGIERRYTYAELHAEINRMAAVMRSLGVKRGDVVLLYLPMIPEALFAMLACARLGAIHSVVFGGFAAPNLAARIDDAKPVLIVTADAGARGGKVIDYTPLVDEALARAAHKTPHVLLIDRQLAPERLNASYLVAYEPLREQFFNAHVPCEWLESNEPSYVLYTSGTTGKPKGVQRDVGGYAVALAASMEHIFQGKPGDTMFTASDVGWVVGHSYIVYAPLIAGLTTVMYEGTPIRPDGGIWWRLVEQHKINLMFTAPTALRVLKKQDPALLKKSDLSSLRTLFLAGEPLDEPTASWIAGALGKPVIDNYWQTETGWPMLAIPRGVEALPTKFGSPGVPSAGFDLTLRNELTGEPCPPGEKGVLALGYPLPPGCMSTVWGDDKRFISTYWSSVPNQQVYSTFDWGIQDEDGYVTILGRTDDVINVAGHRLGTREIEEALSSHAAVAEVAVVGVNDALKGQAAMAFVVLRDAQAYADDKARTKLEAELTATVDRHLGAIARPARVVVVSMLPKTRSGKLLRRAIAALAEGREPGDLPTIEDPSALQQVREALGDSTKH, encoded by the coding sequence ATGACTACCTACCGCGACTTCCACCGTCGTTCGATCGAACAACCCGAAGCGTTCTGGCGTGAGCAGGCGCAGCGGATTCATTGGCAAACCCCGTTCGATACCGTGCTCGATCACTCGAATCCGCCGTTCGCGCGCTGGTTCGTCGGCGGCCGCACGAACCTGTGCCACAACGCGGTGGATCGGCATCTGGCTGAACGGGCGCAGCAAAACGCGCTGGTGTACGTGTCGACGGAAACCGGTATCGAGCGGCGTTATACCTACGCCGAGCTGCACGCCGAAATCAACCGCATGGCCGCGGTGATGCGCTCGTTGGGCGTGAAGCGCGGCGACGTCGTGCTGCTCTATTTGCCAATGATCCCCGAAGCGCTGTTCGCGATGCTCGCATGCGCGCGGCTCGGTGCGATTCACTCGGTGGTGTTCGGCGGCTTCGCGGCCCCCAACCTGGCGGCTCGCATCGACGACGCGAAACCTGTGCTGATCGTCACCGCCGACGCCGGTGCGCGTGGCGGCAAGGTGATCGACTACACGCCTCTGGTGGACGAAGCGCTCGCGCGCGCGGCCCACAAGACTCCGCACGTATTGTTGATCGATCGCCAGCTCGCGCCGGAGCGCCTGAACGCAAGCTACCTCGTCGCCTACGAGCCGCTGCGCGAACAGTTCTTCAATGCGCATGTGCCGTGCGAATGGCTCGAATCGAACGAGCCGTCGTATGTGCTGTACACCTCGGGCACCACGGGCAAGCCGAAGGGCGTGCAGCGCGACGTCGGCGGCTATGCGGTGGCGCTGGCGGCGTCAATGGAACACATCTTTCAGGGCAAGCCCGGCGACACGATGTTCACCGCATCGGACGTGGGCTGGGTGGTCGGCCACAGCTACATCGTCTATGCGCCGCTGATCGCGGGGCTCACTACCGTGATGTACGAAGGCACGCCGATTCGCCCGGATGGCGGTATCTGGTGGCGCCTCGTCGAACAGCACAAAATCAATCTGATGTTCACCGCGCCGACCGCGTTGCGCGTGCTGAAAAAGCAGGACCCGGCGCTGCTGAAAAAATCCGACCTGTCGAGCCTGCGCACGCTGTTCCTCGCCGGCGAACCGCTCGACGAACCGACCGCCAGCTGGATCGCCGGCGCGCTCGGCAAGCCCGTGATCGACAACTACTGGCAAACCGAAACCGGCTGGCCGATGCTAGCGATTCCGCGCGGCGTCGAAGCCTTGCCCACCAAATTCGGCTCGCCGGGCGTACCGTCGGCAGGCTTCGATCTGACCTTGCGCAACGAACTGACGGGCGAGCCCTGCCCGCCCGGCGAAAAAGGCGTGCTCGCGCTGGGCTACCCGCTGCCGCCGGGCTGCATGTCCACGGTATGGGGCGACGACAAGCGCTTTATCAGCACGTACTGGTCGAGCGTGCCGAACCAGCAGGTCTACTCGACCTTCGACTGGGGTATTCAGGACGAAGACGGCTACGTCACGATTCTCGGCCGCACGGACGACGTGATCAATGTCGCCGGCCATCGGCTCGGCACGCGCGAGATCGAGGAAGCGTTGTCGAGCCACGCGGCGGTCGCGGAAGTGGCGGTGGTCGGCGTGAACGATGCGCTGAAAGGTCAGGCGGCGATGGCCTTCGTCGTGCTGCGCGACGCGCAAGCTTATGCGGACGACAAAGCGCGGACGAAGCTGGAAGCCGAACTCACCGCAACCGTCGATCGCCATCTCGGCGCGATTGCACGGCCGGCGCGTGTGGTGGTGGTGTCGATGCTGCCGAAGACGCGCTCCGGCAAATTGCTACGCCGTGCGATTGCGGCGCTGGCGGAAGGACGCGAGCCGGGCGATCTGCCGACGATCGAGGATCCGTCGGCTTTGCAGCAGGTGCGCGAGGCTCTCGGAGACTCAACGAAACACTAG
- a CDS encoding MFS transporter, with the protein METSLDKSALAGASASPASAANPAAAQPAAKVQRTVYSVLGAISFSHLLNDMIQSLILAIYPMLKDNFSLSFGQIGLITLTYQITASLLQPLVGSYTDKHPKPYSLPVGMGFTLAGLLLMSVAPSFGVLLVAAALVGCGSSVFHPESSRVARLASGGKHGLAQSLFQVGGNAGSSLGPLLAALIVIPHGQRSIAWFSVAALVAIVVLTQIGRWYKQHPAVKKTRSQAGHATLSRNQVMFAMAVLMLLVFSKYFYLASINSYFTFYLIDKFHLPVQAAQVHLFVFLAAVAAGTVIGGPIGDRIGRKYVIWVSILGVAPFTLLLPYANLFWTGVLTVIIGIVLASAFSAILVYAQELIPGKVGMVAGLFFGFAFGMGGVGAAVLGQLADATSITYVYKVCSFLPLIGMLTVFLPDVEGKRAKA; encoded by the coding sequence ATGGAAACGAGCCTCGATAAAAGCGCCCTCGCCGGCGCCTCAGCGTCTCCCGCCAGTGCTGCCAACCCCGCCGCCGCGCAGCCGGCCGCCAAAGTCCAGCGCACGGTCTATTCCGTTCTGGGCGCGATCAGCTTTTCGCATCTGCTCAACGACATGATCCAGTCGTTGATTCTGGCGATCTACCCGATGCTGAAAGACAACTTCTCGCTGTCGTTCGGGCAGATCGGGTTGATTACGCTGACCTATCAGATCACCGCGTCGCTGCTGCAACCGCTGGTCGGCAGCTATACCGACAAGCATCCGAAGCCGTATTCGCTGCCTGTCGGCATGGGCTTCACGCTCGCCGGCCTGCTGCTGATGTCGGTCGCGCCGAGTTTCGGCGTGCTGCTGGTGGCGGCGGCGCTGGTCGGTTGCGGCTCGTCGGTGTTCCATCCGGAATCGTCGCGCGTGGCACGTCTGGCGTCGGGCGGCAAGCACGGCCTCGCGCAATCGCTGTTCCAGGTAGGCGGCAATGCGGGTTCGTCGCTCGGGCCGTTGCTCGCCGCGTTGATCGTGATCCCGCACGGCCAGCGCAGCATCGCGTGGTTTTCGGTAGCGGCACTGGTTGCGATCGTCGTGCTCACGCAGATCGGCCGCTGGTACAAGCAGCATCCGGCAGTGAAGAAGACGCGTAGCCAGGCCGGTCACGCGACCCTATCGCGCAACCAGGTCATGTTCGCGATGGCCGTGCTGATGCTGCTGGTGTTCTCGAAGTACTTCTACCTCGCCAGCATCAACAGTTATTTCACGTTCTATCTGATCGACAAATTCCATCTGCCGGTACAGGCCGCGCAGGTCCACCTGTTCGTGTTCCTCGCAGCGGTCGCGGCGGGCACGGTGATCGGCGGTCCGATCGGCGACCGGATCGGCCGCAAGTACGTGATCTGGGTGTCGATTCTCGGCGTTGCGCCGTTCACGCTGCTGCTGCCCTACGCCAACCTGTTCTGGACAGGCGTGCTGACGGTGATCATCGGTATCGTGCTGGCCTCGGCGTTCTCGGCGATCCTCGTCTATGCGCAGGAGCTGATCCCCGGCAAGGTGGGGATGGTCGCCGGCCTCTTCTTCGGTTTCGCGTTCGGCATGGGCGGCGTCGGCGCCGCCGTGCTCGGGCAGTTGGCCGACGCGACCAGCATCACTTATGTGTATAAGGTCTGCTCGTTCCTGCCGCTGATCGGCATGCTGACGGTGTTCCTGCCGGATGTCGAAGGCAAGCGCGCGAAAGCGTGA
- a CDS encoding methyl-accepting chemotaxis protein, producing MKAVSLGGQTGAGFVPDGEAAGKPSRGQGGRSRAVRLKGLSVKATLRLAFAVLLIGTLAIGVFSLTQISRLNASAQSIYDQGHVASRAAEEARGHMLRASRAQKMLLTATTAKERDDLGADIDKGLSGLGTELGTLQQYVDTSDAKAVDQQKKFAAAVAVWSGHLRDFVKLVKAQPLDLSQMNWQVGTQDVSLLVETGKLEKLVDELVAERGTAAKATIEASGFIFHSSFVMIAVMTVGLIALAFGISEWVVRRLAGQLGGEPAYAKEIASRIAAGDLSNQIVLGRKDKSSMLYALHDMQSGLATTVSDIASSADAIATASGEISMGNLDLSQRTEQQAMALERTASSMEQLTSTVRQNADNAKQASTLANNASEIAEKGGAVVSRVVATMNEINDSARSIGDIIGVIEGIAFQTNILALNAAVEAARAGEEGRGFSVVAAEVRNLAQRSAAAAKEIKGLISTSVERVSNGSTLAEDAGQTMDEVVKAVKRVTDIMGEISAASSEQSAGIEEINLAVTQMDSGTQQNAALVEQATAAARSLDDQARGLKQMVGKFRL from the coding sequence ATGAAAGCAGTTTCGCTGGGTGGCCAGACGGGCGCGGGGTTCGTACCGGACGGGGAGGCGGCGGGCAAGCCGTCGCGCGGGCAGGGCGGCCGTTCGCGTGCCGTGCGGCTCAAGGGTTTGTCGGTGAAGGCGACGCTGCGGCTTGCATTTGCCGTGCTGCTGATCGGCACCCTCGCGATCGGTGTATTTTCGCTGACCCAGATCAGCCGCCTGAACGCTTCCGCGCAATCGATCTACGACCAGGGCCACGTGGCAAGCCGCGCTGCCGAAGAGGCGCGCGGCCACATGCTGCGTGCGAGCCGCGCACAGAAGATGCTTCTCACGGCGACCACGGCCAAGGAGCGTGACGACCTCGGCGCCGACATCGACAAGGGCCTGAGCGGTCTCGGCACGGAACTCGGCACGCTGCAACAGTACGTCGACACTTCCGATGCGAAGGCGGTCGATCAGCAGAAGAAATTTGCCGCGGCCGTTGCAGTGTGGAGTGGCCACTTGCGCGATTTCGTGAAGCTTGTGAAGGCGCAACCGCTCGATCTTTCGCAGATGAACTGGCAGGTCGGCACGCAGGACGTATCGCTGCTGGTCGAGACCGGCAAGCTCGAAAAACTCGTCGACGAACTCGTTGCAGAGCGCGGCACGGCTGCCAAGGCGACGATCGAGGCATCGGGTTTTATCTTCCATTCGTCGTTCGTGATGATCGCCGTGATGACGGTCGGCCTGATTGCCCTGGCGTTCGGCATTAGCGAATGGGTGGTGCGCCGGCTTGCCGGCCAGCTCGGCGGCGAGCCTGCCTACGCCAAGGAAATTGCGAGCCGGATTGCTGCGGGCGACTTATCGAATCAGATCGTGCTGGGCCGCAAGGACAAGTCGAGCATGCTATACGCGCTGCACGACATGCAAAGCGGCCTTGCGACGACGGTTTCCGACATCGCGTCGAGTGCCGACGCGATTGCGACGGCGTCGGGCGAAATCTCGATGGGCAATCTCGACTTGTCGCAGCGTACGGAACAGCAGGCGATGGCGCTCGAGCGGACGGCGAGCAGCATGGAGCAGTTGACCTCGACGGTCAGACAGAACGCCGACAACGCGAAGCAGGCGAGCACCTTGGCCAACAACGCGTCGGAGATTGCGGAGAAGGGTGGTGCCGTAGTAAGCCGCGTGGTGGCGACGATGAACGAGATCAACGACAGCGCGCGCAGCATTGGCGACATCATTGGCGTAATCGAGGGAATTGCATTCCAGACGAACATCCTTGCGTTGAACGCCGCGGTAGAAGCTGCCCGAGCTGGCGAAGAAGGCCGCGGATTCTCGGTAGTCGCGGCCGAAGTGCGCAATCTCGCGCAGCGCAGCGCGGCTGCCGCGAAGGAGATCAAGGGGTTGATCAGTACGTCGGTGGAGCGGGTGAGCAATGGCTCGACGTTGGCGGAAGATGCTGGTCAGACGATGGACGAAGTGGTGAAGGCGGTGAAGCGCGTGACGGACATCATGGGCGAGATTTCGGCGGCGTCGTCCGAGCAAAGCGCGGGGATTGAGGAGATCAATCTGGCGGTAACGCAGATGGATTCCGGCACGCAGCAGAACGCTGCGCTGGTGGAGCAGGCGACGGCGGCTGCCCGATCATTGGATGACCAGGCCCGCGGCCTGAAGCAGATGGTTGGAAAATTCAGGTTATAA
- a CDS encoding efflux RND transporter periplasmic adaptor subunit, which yields MTIRNIVGFVATAIIFIVAILIGRVLWVHYMDEPWTRDGRVRAEIVNVAPDVSGAVVDLPVKDNQLVKKGDLLMQIDPSHYQIAVEQAQAAVAARKAELQMKRDDAQRRADMDALVVSKESRENATHTASAAEASYQQALAALDAAKLNLERTRVVSPVDGYVTNLNVFRGDYATAGAAKLAIVDSHSFWVYGYFEETKLPHVRIGDKAEVRLMSGGTLQGHVESISRGIYDRDNPESRELLADVNPTFNWVRLAQRVPVRVRIDSVPDGVVLAAGITCTVVVKPS from the coding sequence ATGACCATCCGAAATATTGTTGGCTTCGTCGCGACAGCCATTATTTTTATCGTCGCGATTTTGATTGGGCGCGTGTTGTGGGTTCATTACATGGATGAACCGTGGACTCGCGATGGGCGCGTGCGCGCTGAGATTGTGAATGTGGCGCCTGATGTGTCTGGCGCGGTTGTTGATTTGCCTGTTAAGGATAACCAACTGGTCAAGAAAGGCGATCTGTTGATGCAGATCGATCCTTCGCACTATCAGATTGCTGTTGAGCAGGCGCAAGCTGCCGTTGCTGCGCGTAAGGCTGAGTTGCAGATGAAGCGCGATGATGCGCAGCGGCGGGCGGATATGGATGCTTTGGTTGTGTCCAAAGAGAGTCGCGAGAATGCTACGCACACTGCTTCTGCTGCTGAGGCTTCCTATCAGCAGGCTTTGGCCGCGCTCGATGCCGCGAAGTTGAATCTCGAGCGGACTCGGGTGGTGTCGCCGGTTGATGGGTATGTCACTAATCTGAACGTCTTTCGCGGTGACTATGCCACGGCTGGGGCCGCCAAACTGGCGATCGTCGATAGTCACTCGTTCTGGGTTTATGGGTACTTTGAGGAAACCAAGCTGCCTCATGTTCGCATCGGCGATAAGGCTGAAGTTCGGCTTATGAGTGGGGGGACGCTGCAAGGACATGTCGAGAGCATCTCTCGAGGAATCTATGATCGCGATAATCCGGAAAGCCGGGAGCTGCTCGCTGATGTGAATCCGACTTTTAACTGGGTTCGGTTGGCGCAGCGCGTGCCCGTGCGGGTGAGGATTGATTCTGTGCCCGATGGGGTTGTGCTTGCTGCTGGTATTACCTGTACTGTGGTTGTTAAGCCTAGCTGA
- a CDS encoding DUF1656 domain-containing protein encodes MPRDIAVFDAYVPAIVLLFIAGAALTWVLDRVIAYTGLYRVVWHPSLFRASLLVCVCGVLGLAVYR; translated from the coding sequence ATGCCACGTGATATCGCCGTATTCGACGCGTACGTGCCGGCCATCGTGCTGCTGTTCATCGCGGGCGCCGCGCTTACCTGGGTGTTGGACCGCGTGATTGCCTATACGGGCCTGTATCGCGTGGTGTGGCATCCGTCCTTGTTCCGGGCCAGCTTGCTCGTGTGTGTGTGCGGCGTGCTGGGTCTCGCCGTTTATCGTTGA
- a CDS encoding FUSC family protein, whose protein sequence is MSAPPSPASRPASFAALYSAAADWARTDGLTWVYLFKALAACFLALGIAMKLDLPQPRTAMTTVFIVMQPQSGMVFAKSFYRICGTLVGLVVMLALIGLFAQQPELFIVTTAIWVGICTAGAARNRNFKSYGFVLAGYTAALIGIPASQHPDGAFLSALTRVAEVVVGILCAGAVSGLVFPQFTGLQMRGTVRARFSAFVEYVSTSLAGRNDRAQIEATNAGFVADIVGFEAARSVAVFEGPDSRMRGGRLARLNSEFMTASTRFHALHQLMNRLRDTNTSGATIAVEALEPYFKEIAPLLAKSGEPVLSAADAAHAATQLDAYKAALPKRVRETRAALETQPDAPLLDFDTGAELLYRFIDDLHAYAATYASLAVDTHERERWIERYEPKTNAIAASVAGLRATIVMIVLGAFWIATAWPSGSTLTLDAAAVCALASSSPNPKRTAFQMAGGTLVASVMGMIAVYGVYPHIDGFPLLCAALTPFLLLGVFMTTRPALAGYGVGYCIFFCFLAGPDNLIHYDPSGTINDAIALVLSMLVCAVAFAVMLPPSTPWLRNRLLVDLRRQVTLASRAGMRRVRSRFESGARDLMFQINALAQNEPELKRDTLRWLFSVLEVGNAMIDLRREVAALPADARYARSMPWRVSLRAMRDALTALFERPRADRFDRALSATVDAIGAVQLMLATFTPPREERHQLQRILSQLHFIRTALLDPQSPLEPLVNGRADASEGVRHAT, encoded by the coding sequence ATGTCAGCCCCCCCCTCTCCCGCCTCACGCCCGGCGTCGTTTGCCGCGCTCTACTCGGCTGCCGCCGACTGGGCGCGCACCGATGGCCTCACCTGGGTCTATCTGTTCAAAGCGCTCGCCGCCTGCTTTCTGGCGCTCGGTATCGCGATGAAACTCGACCTGCCGCAGCCGCGCACCGCCATGACCACCGTGTTCATCGTGATGCAGCCGCAAAGCGGGATGGTGTTCGCCAAGAGCTTCTACCGGATCTGCGGCACGCTCGTCGGCCTCGTCGTGATGCTCGCATTGATCGGCCTGTTCGCACAGCAGCCCGAACTGTTCATCGTCACGACCGCGATCTGGGTCGGCATCTGCACCGCCGGCGCGGCGCGCAACCGTAACTTCAAGTCGTATGGTTTCGTGCTGGCGGGCTACACCGCCGCGCTGATCGGCATTCCGGCTTCACAGCATCCGGACGGCGCGTTTCTCAGCGCGCTCACGCGGGTGGCCGAAGTGGTGGTTGGCATCCTCTGCGCGGGCGCGGTTAGCGGCCTCGTGTTTCCGCAATTCACCGGCTTGCAGATGCGCGGCACGGTGCGCGCGCGTTTCTCGGCGTTCGTCGAGTATGTGTCGACCTCGTTGGCCGGCCGCAACGACCGCGCGCAGATCGAAGCGACCAACGCGGGCTTTGTCGCGGACATCGTCGGTTTCGAAGCGGCGCGCAGTGTCGCCGTGTTCGAAGGCCCCGATTCGCGGATGCGCGGCGGCCGTCTGGCGCGCCTGAACAGCGAATTCATGACCGCCTCGACGCGCTTTCACGCGCTGCATCAACTGATGAACCGGCTGCGCGATACGAATACGAGCGGCGCAACCATCGCAGTCGAAGCGCTGGAGCCGTACTTCAAGGAAATTGCCCCGTTGCTGGCGAAATCCGGCGAACCGGTGTTGAGCGCCGCCGACGCGGCCCACGCCGCCACGCAACTCGACGCGTACAAAGCAGCGCTGCCCAAGCGGGTACGCGAGACCCGCGCCGCGCTGGAAACGCAGCCGGACGCGCCGCTGCTCGACTTCGACACCGGTGCCGAACTGCTGTACCGCTTCATCGACGATCTGCACGCGTACGCGGCCACCTACGCCTCGCTTGCGGTCGACACGCACGAACGCGAGCGCTGGATCGAGCGTTACGAACCGAAGACCAACGCGATCGCCGCGAGCGTTGCCGGCTTGCGCGCGACCATCGTCATGATCGTGCTCGGCGCATTCTGGATCGCGACCGCGTGGCCGAGCGGCTCGACCTTGACGCTGGATGCCGCGGCGGTATGCGCGCTGGCGTCGTCGTCGCCGAATCCGAAGCGCACGGCGTTCCAGATGGCCGGCGGCACGCTGGTCGCATCGGTAATGGGCATGATCGCGGTGTACGGCGTGTATCCGCACATCGACGGTTTCCCGCTGCTGTGCGCGGCGCTCACGCCATTCCTGCTGCTCGGCGTATTCATGACGACGCGCCCGGCGCTGGCCGGTTACGGCGTCGGCTATTGCATCTTCTTCTGCTTCCTGGCCGGCCCCGACAACCTGATTCATTACGACCCGAGCGGCACCATCAACGACGCGATCGCGCTGGTGCTGTCGATGCTGGTCTGCGCGGTTGCCTTTGCGGTGATGCTGCCGCCTTCGACGCCGTGGCTGCGCAACCGTCTGCTGGTGGACCTGCGCCGTCAGGTCACGCTGGCGAGCCGTGCGGGCATGCGGCGGGTGCGTTCGCGCTTCGAGAGCGGCGCACGCGATCTGATGTTCCAGATCAACGCGCTCGCGCAGAACGAACCCGAACTCAAACGCGACACCTTGCGCTGGCTCTTTTCGGTACTCGAAGTGGGCAACGCGATGATCGATCTGCGCCGCGAAGTGGCGGCGCTGCCCGCCGACGCGCGCTACGCCAGGTCGATGCCGTGGCGCGTCAGCTTGCGTGCGATGCGCGATGCGCTGACCGCGCTGTTCGAACGGCCACGCGCGGACCGCTTCGACCGCGCGCTGTCCGCAACCGTCGACGCTATCGGCGCGGTTCAACTGATGCTGGCGACCTTCACGCCGCCGCGTGAAGAGCGGCATCAGTTGCAACGCATTCTGAGTCAACTGCATTTCATTCGTACCGCGCTGCTCGATCCGCAATCGCCGCTTGAACCGCTGGTGAACGGACGTGCCGACGCGTCAGAAGGAGTTCGTCATGCCACGTGA
- a CDS encoding efflux transporter outer membrane subunit yields the protein MQSPVQKGIAAAAVLTILLTIAGCASTGGIAPQDRGIEPSSLDAGNAIRAANADAQWPAADWWRAYNDPQLNEWVEAAQAGNPSLAVAQARVREAVSMAGVARSALSPQVNGSLSIQRQKWADNLYYGPGPLAGEQSWNNTGTLGLSYNLDIWGKDKNAAERALDAAHASAADFRAAQLELEGNVVRTYIELSMNYALLDIAKSTLQQQQQIVDLANRRLKGGIGTQLEVSQAQTPMPEYERQIDAIEEKIALGRNQLAALAGKGPGAGDTIQRPTLALDNAPAALPSALPADLIGHRPDVVAARWTVAAQARGIDVAKASFYPDINLLASIGGYAAMGPLFQFLKDPSHSWSAGPALSLPIFDGGRLRSQLGAASAGYDEAVDRYNQSIVGALKDISDQVIRIRSLATQAEDADRSVAAARKNYHLSREGYRRGLTDYLNVLVAQSQLLRAQEGVAKIQAERLAAHASLVTALGGGLDEPANGPQANETLPAHGQGKGKGQPAAVAPAAASGASAQTASAERAGATAPAPAQGGSTHAQGPSTNAPAAE from the coding sequence GTGCAGTCTCCGGTACAGAAAGGGATCGCCGCAGCCGCGGTTCTTACGATCCTATTAACAATCGCCGGCTGTGCAAGTACCGGAGGCATCGCACCGCAAGATCGCGGAATCGAGCCGTCCTCGCTCGACGCTGGCAACGCTATCCGGGCGGCCAACGCGGACGCTCAATGGCCCGCCGCCGACTGGTGGCGCGCCTATAACGATCCGCAACTCAACGAGTGGGTCGAAGCCGCGCAGGCGGGCAATCCGAGCCTCGCTGTCGCCCAGGCGCGCGTGCGCGAAGCAGTATCGATGGCAGGCGTCGCCCGTTCGGCGCTCTCACCGCAAGTCAACGGCAGTCTGTCGATCCAGCGTCAGAAATGGGCCGACAACCTCTACTACGGCCCGGGCCCGCTCGCGGGCGAGCAGTCGTGGAACAACACCGGCACGCTGGGTCTGTCGTACAACCTCGATATCTGGGGCAAGGACAAGAACGCCGCCGAGCGCGCACTCGACGCCGCCCACGCAAGCGCAGCGGACTTCCGCGCCGCCCAGCTCGAACTCGAAGGCAACGTGGTGCGCACCTACATCGAGCTGTCGATGAACTACGCGCTGCTCGATATCGCCAAGTCCACGCTGCAGCAACAGCAGCAGATCGTCGACCTGGCGAACCGGCGTCTGAAAGGCGGCATCGGCACGCAGCTCGAAGTGAGCCAGGCGCAAACGCCGATGCCGGAATACGAACGCCAGATCGACGCGATCGAGGAAAAGATCGCGCTCGGCCGCAATCAACTGGCGGCACTGGCCGGCAAAGGTCCGGGCGCCGGCGACACGATCCAGCGTCCGACGCTCGCGCTCGACAACGCCCCCGCCGCCCTGCCGAGTGCCCTGCCCGCGGATCTGATCGGCCATCGGCCGGACGTGGTCGCGGCGCGCTGGACGGTCGCGGCGCAAGCGCGCGGCATCGACGTCGCCAAGGCCAGTTTTTATCCGGACATCAACCTGCTGGCGTCGATCGGCGGTTATGCGGCCATGGGGCCGCTGTTCCAGTTCCTGAAAGACCCCTCGCATAGCTGGAGCGCGGGCCCGGCGCTGTCGCTGCCGATCTTCGACGGTGGCCGGCTGCGCTCGCAACTTGGTGCGGCGTCGGCGGGGTACGACGAGGCGGTCGATCGCTACAACCAGTCGATCGTCGGCGCGCTGAAGGACATCTCCGATCAGGTGATCCGGATCCGTTCACTCGCCACCCAGGCCGAGGACGCCGACCGTTCGGTCGCGGCGGCTCGCAAGAACTACCATCTGTCGCGCGAAGGTTATCGGCGCGGTTTGACCGACTATCTGAATGTGCTGGTTGCGCAGAGTCAGTTGCTGCGCGCGCAGGAAGGGGTCGCGAAGATTCAGGCTGAGCGGCTCGCGGCGCACGCGTCGCTGGTCACGGCTCTCGGCGGCGGACTCGACGAACCCGCCAACGGACCGCAGGCCAACGAGACGTTGCCGGCGCATGGCCAGGGCAAAGGCAAAGGCCAGCCAGCGGCTGTGGCGCCTGCGGCTGCGTCGGGCGCATCGGCGCAAACGGCCTCGGCTGAGCGTGCCGGTGCCACCGCGCCGGCGCCAGCCCAGGGCGGCAGCACGCACGCACAGGGGCCGTCCACCAACGCGCCCGCGGCTGAGTAA